Within the Deinobacterium chartae genome, the region GCTGCTGCCCGCCTTCTTGTGGGGCGTGGCGATCACCAACATCGTGCGCGGCGTGCCCATCGACGCCTCCATGACCTACACCGGCACGCTGCTCACCCTGCTGAGCCCCTATGCCCTGCTGGGCGGCGTGGTGTCCACGCTGGTCTTCACCCTGCACGGCGCGCTGTTCTTGTCCATGCGGGTCGAGGGAGAGCTGGCCGAGCGGGCCCGCCGCACCGCACGGTCCCTGTGGTGGCCCGCCGCCCTCGCCCTGGGCACCTTCGCACTGCTCGGTTACCGCGAGACCGTGCTGTTTGAGCGCATGGGCCTGGTCCCCGGCACCCTGCCCCTCATGGCCGTGCTGTCGTTCGTCGCCTGCTACGTGTTCATCCACGCCCGTAAGGCGGTGTGGGCCTTTGCCAGCGGCGGAGCCACCATCGTGCTGGGCACGGTCGTCGCCTTCGAGGGCCTGTTTCCCCGGGTGATGGTCTCCAGCCTGGGCCCGCAGTACGACCTGACCATCCGCAACGCCTCCTCGAGCGAATACACGCTGCAGGTGATGCTGCTCGTCGCCCTGACCCTGCTTCCCCTGGTGCTGGGCTACCAGGCCTGGACCTACTGGATCTTCCGCCAGCGCGTCACCCGGCGCAGCGTGGAACTCGAGGGAAGCCACTGATCCCTGGCTCCTGCAGCCGGGCAAACATGAAGCCCTGCCCAGCCTGCACTGAACATCCGCCGCCCGAGGCAGGGCAGCATGACACTGGGAGGACGTTTTGAAAAGGTTGATGCGCGAGGCCGCCGTTCGGCCCCTGATCGCGACCACCGCACTTCTGGGCCTGCTGATGGCCGCCGCCACGGTGGCGCAGTGGTGGGGTTTCGCGCAGGCCGTGAACCTCGCCTTCCTCGAGGGGCAGCCGCTGATCACCCTGGGGCCGACGCTGGCGCTGATGATCCTGGCCTTCGCGCTGCGCGCCCTGCTGGGCTGGGCCCGCGAGGTGGTGGGGCAACGCGCGGCAGCGGCCGTCAAGCGCGACTTCCGTTCGCGGCTGGCCGCACGGCTGGTCCAGCTGGGCCCGGCCTACACCGGCGGGGAGCGCAGCGGCGAGCTTGCCACGGCCCTGACCGAGGGCGTGGAAAAGCTCGATGCCTTCTACGCCCGTTTCGTGCCGCAAGCAGCCCTGACCGCCGCCATCCCGCCGCTGATCGCGCTGGCGGTCTTCCGGATCGACTGGCCCAGCGGGCTGCTGCTGGCCTTGACCGGTCCGCTGATTCCCGTGTTCATGTGGCTGGTCGGCACGCTGGCCGAGGGGGCCAGCCGCGCCCAATGGCTGGCCTTGTCCCGGCTGGGCGCGCACTTCGTGGACCGCCTGCAGAACCTACCGCTGCTGACCGCTTACGGGCGCGTTCCCAGCCAACGCGAGGAGTTCGCGCGGGTGGGCGAGGCCTACCGCGCCAGCACCCTGAAGGTGCTGCGGGTTGCCTTTCTCTCGGGCTTCATCCTCGAGTTGGCCGCCACGCTCTCTACCGCGCTGGTCGCGGTCACGGTGGGCGTGCGGGTTCTGGGCGGGCACCTGGATTTTCTTCCGGCGCTGTTCGTGCTGCTGCTGACCCCCGAGTTCTTCGCGCCGCTACGCCAGCTCGGGGCCGACCACCACGCCGGCATGGAGGGCAGCGCCGCTGCCGTGCGGCTGTACGACGTTCTAAACGCCCCGGCGGCCCAAAGCGGAAGTGAGGCGGCCCCCGACCCCGCCGGAGGCGTGTTCGTCGAGCGGCTCACCCTGCGTTACGGGGAGGCCGCAGCCCTCGAGGACCTGACCCTGAGTTTCCCGCCCGGTTCGAGAACCGCGCTGGTGGGTCCGAGCGGAGCGGGCAAGAGCTCGCTGCTCGCCGCACTGCTGCTGTTCGTACGTCCCCAGCAGGGTGTCTTGCGGG harbors:
- the cydB gene encoding cytochrome d ubiquinol oxidase subunit II; the protein is MDLETLWFILIALLFTGYFFLEGFDFGVGILYRFLPGDRTERSMMRSAIGPHWDANEVWLITAGGAMFAAFPDWYATLFSGFYLPLFLIVVALIVRIVGIELRGKMFSERSRSWCDALFFLGSLLPAFLWGVAITNIVRGVPIDASMTYTGTLLTLLSPYALLGGVVSTLVFTLHGALFLSMRVEGELAERARRTARSLWWPAALALGTFALLGYRETVLFERMGLVPGTLPLMAVLSFVACYVFIHARKAVWAFASGGATIVLGTVVAFEGLFPRVMVSSLGPQYDLTIRNASSSEYTLQVMLLVALTLLPLVLGYQAWTYWIFRQRVTRRSVELEGSH
- the cydD gene encoding thiol reductant ABC exporter subunit CydD, with translation MKRLMREAAVRPLIATTALLGLLMAAATVAQWWGFAQAVNLAFLEGQPLITLGPTLALMILAFALRALLGWAREVVGQRAAAAVKRDFRSRLAARLVQLGPAYTGGERSGELATALTEGVEKLDAFYARFVPQAALTAAIPPLIALAVFRIDWPSGLLLALTGPLIPVFMWLVGTLAEGASRAQWLALSRLGAHFVDRLQNLPLLTAYGRVPSQREEFARVGEAYRASTLKVLRVAFLSGFILELAATLSTALVAVTVGVRVLGGHLDFLPALFVLLLTPEFFAPLRQLGADHHAGMEGSAAAVRLYDVLNAPAAQSGSEAAPDPAGGVFVERLTLRYGEAAALEDLTLSFPPGSRTALVGPSGAGKSSLLAALLLFVRPQQGVLRVGSTPLDTVSPEAWRERVALVPQRPVLFAGTLAENLRISRPGADDRALWAALEAAGAAAFAKEGGGLDMRLEEGGRNLSGGQRQRVAIARAFLKDAPLLLLDEPTSQLDEAAAADLREALETLAQGRTVIEVAHRADAARAADRVVFLERGRLMAVGTHPELLARSEAYRRAWEAA